The Delphinus delphis chromosome 2, mDelDel1.2, whole genome shotgun sequence genome contains a region encoding:
- the ALDH6A1 gene encoding methylmalonate-semialdehyde/malonate-semialdehyde dehydrogenase [acylating], mitochondrial isoform X1, whose product MAAVAAVAAAAAMRARILQVSSKVNSSWHPASSFSSSSVPSVKLFIDGKFIESKSDKWMDIHNPATNEVIGRVPQATKAEMDAAVSSCKRAFPAWADTSILSRQQVLLRYQQLIKENLKEIARLITLEQGKTLADAEGDVFRGLQVVEHACSVTSLMLGETMPSITKDMDLYSYRLPLGVCAGIAPFNFPAMIPLWMFPMAMVCGNTFLMKPSERVPGATMLLAKLLQDSGAPDGTLNVIHGQHEAVNFICDHPDIKAISFVGSNRAGEYIFERGSRHGKRVQANMGAKNHGVVMPDANKENTLNQLVGAAFGAAGQRCMALSTAILVGEAKKWLPELVERAKKLRVNAGDQPGADLGPLITPQAKERVCNLIDSGTKEGASILLDGRDIKVKGYENGNFVGPTIISNAKPNMTCYKEEIFGPVLVVLETDTLDEAIKIVNDNPYGNGTAIFTTNGATARKYSHLVDVGQVGVNVPIPVPLPMFSFTGSRASFRGDTNFYGKQGIQFYTQLKTVTSQWKEEDASLSSPAVVMPTMGR is encoded by the exons GTTTCTTCCAAGGTGAACTCCAGTTGGCACCCAGCATCCTCCTTCTCTTCATCTTCAGTG ccatctgtaaagcttttcattgaTGGGAAATTTATTGAATCCAAAAGTGACAAATGGATGGACATCCACAACCCC GCCACCAATGAGGTCATTGGTCGGGTCCCTCAAGCCACCAAGGCTGAAATGGATGCAGCAGTTTCTTCCTGCAAACGTGCTTTTCCCGCATGGGCAGACACTTCAATATTAAGCCGTCAGCAGGTCCTGCTCCGCTATCAACAACTCATTAAAGAAAACTTG AAAGAAATTGCCAGGTTAATCACGCTGGAACAAGGGAAGACCCTAGCGGATGCCGAAGGAGATGTATTTCGAGGCCTTC AGGTGGTTGAGCATGCCTGCAGTGTGACATCCCTCATGCTGGGAGAGACCATGCCATCCATCACCAAAGACATGGACCTTTATTCCTACCGTCTGCCTCTGGGGGTGTGTGCAGGCATTGCTCCATTCAATTTTCCTGCCATGATCCCCCTTTGGATGTTTCCCATGGCCATGGTATGTGGAAATACCTTCCTAATGAAACCATCAGAGCGAGTCCCTGGAGCAACTATGCTTCTTGCCAAGTTGCTTCAGGACTCTGGCGCCCCTGACGGAACACTGAATGTCATCCATGGACAACATGAAG ctGTAAACTTTATTTGCGATCATCCTGATATCAAAGCAATCAGCTTTGTGGGATCCAACCGGGCAGGAGAGTACATCTTTGAGAGAGGGTCAAGACATGGCAAGAGAGTTCAAGCCAATATG GGAGCCAAAAACCATGGGGTAGTCATGCCAGATGCCAATAAGGAAAATACTCTGAACCAGCTCGTTGGGGCAGCATTTGGAGCCGCTGGTCAGCGCTGCATGGCTCTTTCAACAGCGATCCTTGTGGGAGAAGCTAAGAAGTGGCTGCCGGAGCTGGTAGAGCGTGCCAAAAAGCTGAGAGTCAATGCAG GAGACCAGCCTGGAGCTGATCTTGGCCCTCTGATCACCCCCCAGGCAAAAGAGCGAGTCTGCAATCTGATTGATAGTGGAACAAAGGAAGGAGCTTCCATCCTTCTTGATGGGCGAGATATTAAAGTCAAAGGTTATGAAAATGGGAACTTTGTTGGGCCAACCATCATCTCAAATGCCAAG CCAAATATGACCTGTTACAAAGAGGAGATTTTTGGCCCAGTTCTTGTAGTTCTGGAAACAGACACTTTGGATGAAGCCATCAAGATCGTAAATGACAACCCATATGGAAATGGAACTGCCATCTTCACCACCAATGGAGCCACTGCTCGGAAATATTCCCACCTGGTAGATGTCGGACAG GTTGGGGTGAATGTGCCCATTCCAGTGCCTTTGCCAATGTTCTCATTCACTGGCTCTCGAGCTTCCTTCAGGGGAGACACCAATTTCTATGGCAAAcag gGCATCCAGTTCTACACTCAGCTAAAAACTGTCACTTCACAGTGGAAAGAAGAAGATGCTTCTCTTTCCTCACCTGCTGTAGTCATGCCTACCATGGGCCGTTAG
- the ALDH6A1 gene encoding methylmalonate-semialdehyde/malonate-semialdehyde dehydrogenase [acylating], mitochondrial isoform X2 encodes MDIHNPATNEVIGRVPQATKAEMDAAVSSCKRAFPAWADTSILSRQQVLLRYQQLIKENLKEIARLITLEQGKTLADAEGDVFRGLQVVEHACSVTSLMLGETMPSITKDMDLYSYRLPLGVCAGIAPFNFPAMIPLWMFPMAMVCGNTFLMKPSERVPGATMLLAKLLQDSGAPDGTLNVIHGQHEAVNFICDHPDIKAISFVGSNRAGEYIFERGSRHGKRVQANMGAKNHGVVMPDANKENTLNQLVGAAFGAAGQRCMALSTAILVGEAKKWLPELVERAKKLRVNAGDQPGADLGPLITPQAKERVCNLIDSGTKEGASILLDGRDIKVKGYENGNFVGPTIISNAKPNMTCYKEEIFGPVLVVLETDTLDEAIKIVNDNPYGNGTAIFTTNGATARKYSHLVDVGQVGVNVPIPVPLPMFSFTGSRASFRGDTNFYGKQGIQFYTQLKTVTSQWKEEDASLSSPAVVMPTMGR; translated from the exons ATGGACATCCACAACCCC GCCACCAATGAGGTCATTGGTCGGGTCCCTCAAGCCACCAAGGCTGAAATGGATGCAGCAGTTTCTTCCTGCAAACGTGCTTTTCCCGCATGGGCAGACACTTCAATATTAAGCCGTCAGCAGGTCCTGCTCCGCTATCAACAACTCATTAAAGAAAACTTG AAAGAAATTGCCAGGTTAATCACGCTGGAACAAGGGAAGACCCTAGCGGATGCCGAAGGAGATGTATTTCGAGGCCTTC AGGTGGTTGAGCATGCCTGCAGTGTGACATCCCTCATGCTGGGAGAGACCATGCCATCCATCACCAAAGACATGGACCTTTATTCCTACCGTCTGCCTCTGGGGGTGTGTGCAGGCATTGCTCCATTCAATTTTCCTGCCATGATCCCCCTTTGGATGTTTCCCATGGCCATGGTATGTGGAAATACCTTCCTAATGAAACCATCAGAGCGAGTCCCTGGAGCAACTATGCTTCTTGCCAAGTTGCTTCAGGACTCTGGCGCCCCTGACGGAACACTGAATGTCATCCATGGACAACATGAAG ctGTAAACTTTATTTGCGATCATCCTGATATCAAAGCAATCAGCTTTGTGGGATCCAACCGGGCAGGAGAGTACATCTTTGAGAGAGGGTCAAGACATGGCAAGAGAGTTCAAGCCAATATG GGAGCCAAAAACCATGGGGTAGTCATGCCAGATGCCAATAAGGAAAATACTCTGAACCAGCTCGTTGGGGCAGCATTTGGAGCCGCTGGTCAGCGCTGCATGGCTCTTTCAACAGCGATCCTTGTGGGAGAAGCTAAGAAGTGGCTGCCGGAGCTGGTAGAGCGTGCCAAAAAGCTGAGAGTCAATGCAG GAGACCAGCCTGGAGCTGATCTTGGCCCTCTGATCACCCCCCAGGCAAAAGAGCGAGTCTGCAATCTGATTGATAGTGGAACAAAGGAAGGAGCTTCCATCCTTCTTGATGGGCGAGATATTAAAGTCAAAGGTTATGAAAATGGGAACTTTGTTGGGCCAACCATCATCTCAAATGCCAAG CCAAATATGACCTGTTACAAAGAGGAGATTTTTGGCCCAGTTCTTGTAGTTCTGGAAACAGACACTTTGGATGAAGCCATCAAGATCGTAAATGACAACCCATATGGAAATGGAACTGCCATCTTCACCACCAATGGAGCCACTGCTCGGAAATATTCCCACCTGGTAGATGTCGGACAG GTTGGGGTGAATGTGCCCATTCCAGTGCCTTTGCCAATGTTCTCATTCACTGGCTCTCGAGCTTCCTTCAGGGGAGACACCAATTTCTATGGCAAAcag gGCATCCAGTTCTACACTCAGCTAAAAACTGTCACTTCACAGTGGAAAGAAGAAGATGCTTCTCTTTCCTCACCTGCTGTAGTCATGCCTACCATGGGCCGTTAG